A genomic region of Magnolia sinica isolate HGM2019 chromosome 6, MsV1, whole genome shotgun sequence contains the following coding sequences:
- the LOC131248434 gene encoding mitochondrial metalloendopeptidase OMA1 has translation MSLYRKAKLAIDAFHGVASKILTATADRRAVPAATKAVRAAESISGKKIPSGFFSPSSISPLKPSFTRSKQKYGISARRFYYIDRYQVQHFKRRGPQRWFQNPRTVILVVLVSSGVLITVYYGNLETVPYTNRTHFILLSRSLERQIGEAEFEKLKASCKGKILPALHPVSIRVRLIAKDIVDALQRGVRHEQVWIDPSYASERPEFGDVSLEGSKETIAALRGEEGRLEGQWHREDEILDDKWILQSRKAGKKRGLQPSTQHLEGLNWEVLVVNEPVVNAFCIPGGKIVVFTGLLDHFRTDAELATIISHEVSHAIARHPAEGLTKNMWFAVLQLILLQFISMPDLVSAMSHLLLRLPFSRRMEMEADYIGLLLLASAGYDPRAAPKVYEKLGQVSGDSTLRDYLSTHPSGKTRAKLLAQAQVMEEALAIYRETVAGRGIEGFL, from the exons ATGAGTCTTTACAGGAAAGCGAAGCTAGCAATCGATGCCTTCCATGGCGTCGCTTCCAAGATCTTGACAGCGACAGCCGACCGCCGAGCCGTCCCTGCTGCAACAAAGGCCGTCCGGGCGGCAGAATCGATCTCCGGTAAGAAAATCCCATCTGGGTTTTTCTCTCCTTCGTCCATTTCTCCCTTAAAACCCAGTTTCACCCGATCAAAACAAAAGTACGGCATCTCCGCGAGGCGATTCTACTACATTGATCGATACCAAGTTCAGCATTTCAAGCGTAGGGGGCCCCAGCGCTGGTTCCAGAACCCGCGTACGGTCATTCTCGTCGTTTTGGTCAGTTCTGGCGTCCTGATCACCGTATATTACGGGAATCTTGAGACTGTCCCTTACACCAACCGCACCCATTTCATCCTCCTGTCGAGGAGCTTGGAACGGCAGATTGGAGAAGCGGAGTTCGAGAAGCTGAAGGCTAGTTGTAAAGGGAAGATCCTCCCGGCCTTGCATCCGGTGAGTATTAGAGTGAGGTTGATAGCAAAAGACATAGTCGACGCATTGCAACGAGGAGTTAGGCATGAGCAGGTATGGATTGATCCTTCGTATGCTTCCGAAAGGCCTGAATTTGGTGACGTCTCTCTTGAAGGCTCTAAGGAAACTATAGCAGCATTGAGAGGCGAGGAAGGGAGGTTGGAGGGACAATGGCATCGGGAGGATGAGATTCTCGATGATAAATGGATACTGCAGAGTAGGAAGGCGGGCAAGAAGCGTGGATTGCAGCCCTCAACCCAGCACTTGGAAGGACTGAATTGGGAAGTGCTAGTTGTAAACGAACCTGTTGTGAATGCTTTCTGCATTCCGGGCGGTAAGATAGTTGTGTTCACGGGGTTGCTCGATCATTTCAGGACTGATGCAGAGTTAGCTACCATTATTAGCCATGAG GTGTCACATGCCATCGCACGGCATCCTGCAGAAGGGTTGACAAAGAACATGTGGTTTGCAGTCCTACAATTGATTCTTCTCCAGTTCATTTCCATGCCTGATCTTGTCAGCGCGATGTCACATCTTCTCCTAAGGCTTCCTTTCTCTCGGAG GATGGAAATGGAAGCAGATTACATTGGGCTGTTATTGCTAGCTTCAGCTGGATATGACCCACGTGCGGCACCGAAAGTATATGAGAAGCTGGGACAGGTGAGTGGTGATTCCACATTGAGAGACtatctctccacccatccatctGGAAAGACGAGGGCGAAGCTGCTGGCTCAAGCCCAAGTCATGGAAGAAGCACTTGCGATATATAGGGAAACCGTAGCAGGTCGTGGGATCGAAGGATTCCTGTAA